In Blautia sp. SC05B48, a single genomic region encodes these proteins:
- a CDS encoding DNA gyrase/topoisomerase IV subunit A: MNTKQDNIIRTDYAEIMQKSYIDYAMSVIISRALPDVRDGLKPVQRRTLYDMYELGIRYDRPYRKCARIVGDTMGKYHPHGDSSIYDALVVMAQEFKKGRTLVDGHGNFGSIEGDGAAAMRYTEARLEKLTQEVFLEDLDKNVVDFMPNFDETEKEPVVLPVRIPNLLVNGADGIAVGMATSIPPHNLGEVVDAVKAYMKNNDISTRGLMRYLKGPDFPTGGIVVNKDDLVKIYESGTGKLRIRGRVEVEKLKGGRQQLVITEIPYTMIGANIGKFLNDIATLVETKKTTDIVDISNQSSKEGIRIVLELKRDADVENLTNMLYKKTRLEDTFGVNMLAVADGRPETLGLKQIIAHHVDFVFEVNSRKYTTLLAKEQEKREVQEGLIKACDVIDLIIEILRGSKSRDQVKKCLTDGITEGIKFKTKTSEKAARSLKFTEKQATAILDMRLYKLIGLEIDALMREHEETMKNIAAYEDILNNYDSMAAVIMGELDQIKKEYGSKRKTSIENAEEAVYEEKKMEETEVCFLMDRFGYMRLIDKNAYERNKEAAHAESRYVFTCMNTDKICIFTDTGKLHTVKAEDIPLVRFRDKGVPADNLGNYDSTSEQILYVAPLSQVVASTVLFVTENGMCKLVKGEEFRASKRTIVSTKLAEDDRLVFVGAADEMDQVVFQSEKGYFLRILKTEISVTKKNALGVRGMKLTGEDRIHHAYLLESRQEYAIEYHDKPYVLNKVKLAKRDTKGVKPRI, from the coding sequence ATGAATACGAAACAGGACAATATCATCCGCACTGACTATGCGGAGATCATGCAGAAATCATATATCGATTACGCCATGAGCGTTATCATTTCCAGAGCGCTGCCGGATGTACGTGACGGACTGAAGCCGGTACAGCGCCGTACCCTTTACGATATGTATGAGCTGGGCATCCGCTACGACCGCCCGTACCGTAAATGTGCCCGTATTGTAGGAGATACCATGGGTAAATATCATCCCCACGGTGATAGCTCCATTTATGATGCGCTTGTAGTCATGGCGCAGGAATTTAAAAAGGGTCGTACACTGGTGGACGGACATGGAAATTTTGGTTCTATTGAAGGCGACGGAGCTGCAGCCATGCGATACACAGAGGCCCGCCTGGAGAAACTGACCCAGGAGGTTTTTCTGGAAGATCTTGATAAGAACGTTGTGGACTTTATGCCGAACTTTGATGAAACAGAGAAGGAGCCGGTAGTACTTCCGGTGCGTATTCCCAACCTTCTTGTAAACGGAGCCGACGGAATCGCCGTTGGTATGGCAACCAGCATCCCGCCGCACAACCTGGGTGAAGTGGTAGATGCGGTGAAGGCATATATGAAGAACAACGACATCAGCACCAGAGGACTGATGCGCTATCTCAAGGGACCGGATTTTCCTACCGGCGGCATCGTGGTAAACAAGGACGATCTTGTAAAGATCTACGAGTCCGGAACCGGCAAGCTCCGTATCCGTGGACGTGTGGAAGTGGAGAAATTAAAAGGCGGCCGTCAGCAGCTGGTGATCACAGAGATCCCATATACCATGATCGGTGCCAACATCGGAAAATTCTTAAACGATATCGCAACTCTGGTAGAAACCAAGAAGACCACAGATATCGTGGATATTTCCAATCAGTCCTCCAAAGAAGGAATCCGTATCGTTCTGGAACTGAAGCGCGACGCAGATGTTGAGAACCTTACCAACATGCTCTATAAGAAGACCCGACTGGAGGATACCTTTGGTGTCAATATGCTGGCAGTTGCAGACGGAAGACCGGAGACACTGGGACTGAAGCAGATCATTGCTCACCATGTGGACTTTGTATTTGAAGTAAATTCCAGAAAATATACAACCCTTCTTGCCAAGGAACAGGAGAAAAGGGAGGTTCAGGAAGGCCTTATCAAAGCCTGTGATGTCATTGACCTGATCATTGAGATCCTCCGTGGCAGCAAGAGTCGCGACCAGGTAAAGAAATGTCTGACCGATGGTATCACAGAAGGGATTAAATTCAAGACCAAGACATCCGAAAAAGCGGCAAGATCCCTGAAATTCACAGAGAAACAGGCCACAGCTATCCTGGACATGCGTCTTTACAAGCTGATCGGACTGGAGATCGATGCTCTGATGAGGGAGCATGAGGAAACCATGAAGAACATTGCTGCTTATGAGGATATCCTGAATAATTATGACTCCATGGCAGCAGTGATCATGGGTGAACTGGATCAGATTAAGAAGGAATACGGCAGTAAGCGTAAGACTTCCATTGAAAATGCAGAGGAAGCTGTCTATGAGGAGAAGAAGATGGAAGAGACCGAAGTCTGCTTCCTGATGGATCGTTTCGGATATATGCGTCTCATTGACAAGAATGCCTACGAGCGTAATAAAGAAGCCGCCCATGCAGAGAGCCGTTATGTCTTTACCTGCATGAATACGGACAAGATCTGTATCTTTACAGATACCGGCAAGCTCCACACAGTGAAGGCAGAGGATATTCCGCTGGTGCGTTTCCGTGATAAAGGTGTTCCGGCAGATAATCTGGGTAATTATGACAGTACTTCCGAGCAGATCCTCTATGTGGCACCGCTGAGTCAGGTAGTAGCCTCCACGGTACTCTTTGTTACAGAGAACGGCATGTGCAAGCTGGTAAAAGGAGAAGAGTTCCGTGCTTCCAAGCGTACCATTGTTTCCACCAAGCTTGCGGAGGATGACCGCCTTGTATTCGTAGGAGCAGCCGACGAGATGGATCAGGTTGTGTTCCAGTCTGAGAAAGGTTACTTCCTCCGTATCCTGAAAACCGAGATCTCCGTCACCAAGAAAAACGCCCTGGGTGTCCGAGGCATGAAGCTTACCGGCGAAGACCGTATCCACCACGCCTATCTCCTGGAAAGCCGCCAGGAATATGCCATTGAGTATCATGATAAGCCGTATGTACTGAATAAAGTGAAGCTGGCCAAGAGAGATACGAAGGGCGTGAAGCCGAGGATCTGA
- a CDS encoding RNA-guided endonuclease InsQ/TnpB family protein → MRRLLKSFKTEIDPTEEQKIKIHKTISTCRYIYNFYLFHNKERYDAGERFMSGKSFSVWLNNEYLPRHPEYFWIREVSSKSVKNAIENACTAFSRFFHHQSSFPRYKKKGRSDVKMYFVKNNPKDCLCERHRIKIPTLGWVRLKEKGYIPTSKDGYVIRSGAVSMKAGRYYVSALVDIPAPEADGNLTDGIGIDLGLKDFAVVSNGTVYRNINKTARIRKLEKQLRRAQRKLSRKYEDLKKGEFTQRANICKQKLKVQKLHHRIENIRTDHINKVISEIVKTKPSHITIEDLNISGMMKNRHLSKAVASQKFYEFRTKLKTKCAENGIELRVVDRWYPSSRICHCCSCIKKDLKLSDRIYRCTCGYIEDRDLNAALNLRDAETYEVA, encoded by the coding sequence ATGAGGAGATTGCTGAAGAGCTTCAAGACAGAGATCGATCCTACAGAAGAGCAGAAGATCAAAATACATAAGACAATCAGCACATGCAGATATATTTATAATTTCTACCTGTTTCATAATAAAGAACGTTATGATGCCGGTGAAAGATTTATGAGCGGCAAGTCGTTCAGTGTATGGCTGAACAATGAATACCTTCCAAGGCATCCGGAATATTTCTGGATCAGAGAAGTCAGTTCCAAATCGGTAAAGAATGCAATCGAAAATGCCTGTACCGCTTTTTCAAGATTTTTTCATCATCAGAGTAGTTTCCCGAGATATAAGAAAAAAGGAAGATCTGATGTAAAAATGTATTTTGTAAAGAATAATCCCAAAGACTGTCTCTGTGAACGTCACAGGATCAAGATCCCAACACTTGGCTGGGTAAGGCTGAAAGAAAAAGGTTACATTCCGACCTCTAAGGATGGATATGTGATCCGAAGCGGGGCAGTTTCCATGAAAGCAGGCAGATATTATGTGTCTGCACTTGTCGATATACCTGCTCCGGAAGCAGATGGAAATCTCACTGATGGGATCGGAATCGATCTGGGGCTGAAAGACTTTGCAGTTGTGTCAAATGGAACTGTATACAGAAATATCAATAAAACAGCACGGATCAGAAAACTTGAGAAACAATTAAGACGGGCACAGCGAAAGCTTTCCCGCAAATATGAGGATTTAAAGAAAGGAGAGTTCACTCAAAGAGCAAATATATGCAAACAAAAGCTTAAAGTACAGAAACTTCATCATCGGATAGAAAATATCCGTACAGATCATATCAACAAGGTAATATCTGAGATAGTGAAAACCAAGCCGTCTCATATAACGATTGAGGATCTGAACATATCCGGGATGATGAAGAACCGGCATCTCTCAAAAGCAGTTGCGTCCCAGAAATTCTATGAATTCCGGACAAAATTGAAAACAAAATGTGCTGAAAATGGAATCGAACTGAGGGTAGTTGACCGATGGTATCCATCTTCCAGGATCTGCCACTGCTGCAGCTGTATAAAAAAAGATCTGAAACTTTCAGACAGGATCTACAGATGCACATGTGGATATATTGAGGACAGAGATCTCAATGCAGCACTGAATCTGAGAGATGCAGAGACTTACGAAGTTGCATGA
- a CDS encoding HI0074 family nucleotidyltransferase substrate-binding subunit, whose translation MKQLDNFSARLRILKNADFRLTDYDDIYRMGVMRLFDQTFFLAWKALQEILRLHGAEEADTGSPREILQLGYKLGFVNDSAVWLLMLKKRNTSVHIYNEQEVDEMILLIRDSFIPAFVALEKTLKEKLAEAESDWT comes from the coding sequence ATGAAACAGCTTGATAATTTTTCTGCCCGCCTTAGGATACTGAAAAATGCAGATTTCAGACTGACAGATTACGATGATATTTACAGAATGGGTGTGATGAGACTGTTTGACCAGACGTTTTTCCTTGCCTGGAAAGCACTTCAGGAGATCCTGCGGCTCCACGGGGCAGAAGAAGCAGACACCGGTTCACCGAGAGAAATCCTGCAGCTTGGCTATAAGCTGGGCTTCGTAAACGATTCAGCAGTGTGGCTGCTCATGCTGAAAAAGCGTAACACATCTGTCCATATATATAATGAGCAGGAAGTAGATGAGATGATCCTTCTCATCCGTGACAGCTTCATTCCGGCATTTGTGGCTCTTGAGAAAACATTGAAGGAGAAGCTGGCAGAAGCAGAGAGCGACTGGACGTAA
- a CDS encoding DNA gyrase/topoisomerase IV subunit B, producing the protein MAKKDTYDAGSISVLEGLEAVRKRPGMYIGSVSRKGLNHLIYEIVDNAVDEHLAGYCSRIHVVLEKDGSCTVEDNGRGIPVDMHAKGISAERLVFTTLHAGGKFDNSAYKTSGGLHGVGSSVVNALSTYLDIKISRDGYIHHDHYERGIPTIELEAGLLPKLGKTRGTGTCVNFLPDPEIFEKTRFGAADVKSRLHETAYLNPELTIHFEDRRGDTPEDIEYHEPEGIVGFIRDLNKNAQPLHDPVYFKGEADGIQVEVAFQFTNEFRENVLGFCNNIYNAEGGTHLTGFKTTFTTVMNTYAREIGVLKDKDPNFTGADIRNGMTAVVSIKHPAPRFEGQTKTKLDNQDASRATGKVAGEQLVLFFDRNLEILKTVLSCAEKAAKIRKTEERAKTNLLTKQKYSFDSNGKLANCEKKDPSQCEIFIVEGDSAGGSAKTARDRNYQAILPIRGKILNVEKATIDKVLANAEIKTMINAFGCGFSEGYGNDFDITKLRYDKIVIMADADVDGAHISTLLLTLFYRFMPELIYEGHVYIAMPPLYKVMPKKGQEEYLYDDKALEKYRKSHKPGSFTLQRYKGLGEMDAQQLWETTLNPETRMMKRVEIEDARMASDVTEILMGSDVPPRKAFIYEHATDAELDI; encoded by the coding sequence ATGGCAAAAAAAGACACTTATGATGCGGGCAGTATCTCTGTCCTGGAGGGCCTCGAGGCCGTGCGAAAGCGCCCCGGTATGTATATCGGAAGCGTATCCAGAAAGGGACTGAACCATCTGATATATGAGATCGTAGACAATGCGGTGGATGAGCACCTTGCAGGGTACTGCAGCCGTATCCATGTAGTTCTTGAGAAGGACGGTTCCTGTACAGTAGAAGATAATGGACGAGGGATCCCGGTGGATATGCATGCCAAGGGAATATCTGCGGAGCGTCTTGTTTTTACAACTCTTCATGCAGGCGGTAAGTTTGACAATTCCGCATATAAGACAAGCGGCGGACTTCATGGTGTAGGTTCTTCCGTAGTGAACGCATTATCTACGTATCTGGATATTAAGATCAGCCGTGATGGTTATATACATCATGACCACTATGAGAGAGGAATCCCTACCATTGAACTGGAAGCAGGACTTCTCCCCAAATTAGGGAAGACCAGAGGTACTGGAACTTGTGTGAATTTCCTTCCGGATCCGGAGATTTTTGAGAAAACAAGATTCGGAGCAGCGGATGTAAAGAGCCGTCTCCATGAGACTGCCTATCTGAATCCGGAGCTTACCATCCATTTTGAGGATCGAAGAGGGGATACTCCTGAGGATATCGAGTATCATGAACCGGAGGGAATCGTAGGCTTTATCCGTGACCTTAACAAGAATGCACAGCCTCTCCATGATCCGGTTTATTTTAAAGGAGAGGCAGACGGGATCCAGGTGGAAGTTGCTTTTCAGTTTACCAATGAGTTCCGTGAGAATGTTCTGGGATTCTGCAATAATATCTACAATGCAGAGGGAGGAACTCATCTGACCGGATTTAAGACTACCTTTACAACGGTAATGAACACCTACGCACGTGAAATCGGTGTACTGAAGGATAAAGACCCCAATTTTACAGGTGCAGATATCCGAAACGGAATGACTGCTGTAGTCTCCATCAAGCATCCGGCACCCCGATTTGAGGGACAGACCAAGACCAAGCTGGACAACCAGGACGCATCCAGAGCCACCGGCAAGGTGGCAGGAGAACAGCTGGTACTGTTTTTTGACCGAAATCTGGAAATACTGAAGACCGTCCTTTCCTGTGCGGAAAAAGCGGCCAAGATCCGTAAGACCGAGGAGCGTGCCAAAACAAACCTTCTTACCAAACAGAAATATTCTTTTGATTCCAACGGCAAGCTGGCCAACTGTGAGAAGAAGGATCCGTCACAGTGTGAGATCTTTATCGTAGAGGGAGATTCCGCCGGCGGTTCGGCCAAGACAGCCAGAGACCGTAACTATCAGGCAATCCTTCCAATCCGCGGTAAGATCCTCAACGTAGAGAAGGCTACCATCGACAAGGTGCTGGCCAACGCAGAGATCAAGACTATGATCAATGCCTTTGGCTGCGGTTTTTCCGAGGGCTACGGAAATGATTTTGATATCACGAAGCTTCGCTATGACAAGATCGTGATCATGGCCGATGCGGATGTGGATGGTGCTCATATCTCTACTCTGCTTCTGACTTTGTTTTACCGTTTTATGCCGGAGCTTATCTATGAGGGACATGTGTATATTGCCATGCCACCTCTTTATAAGGTAATGCCGAAGAAGGGACAGGAGGAATATCTCTACGATGATAAGGCCCTTGAGAAATACCGTAAGAGTCATAAACCAGGAAGCTTCACACTCCAGAGATACAAAGGTCTCGGTGAGATGGACGCCCAGCAGCTCTGGGAGACTACCCTGAACCCTGAGACAAGAATGATGAAGCGTGTGGAGATCGAAGATGCCCGCATGGCCTCCGATGTGACAGAGATCCTGATGGGAAGCGATGTTCCGCCGCGTAAGGCATTCATTTATGAGCACGCGACAGATGCGGAACTGGATATCTGA
- a CDS encoding metal-dependent transcriptional regulator has product MKNDQDFTEELGHSMPSSKRETEEDMLEELCSLAKKDARITIPEICGRMEMTRREVLAYLKQLSARGYVKTEENKSYVRLTELGCIRGEECRHRHETFTQFLEYVGVNSETAEEDACRMEHVASEETVQQIHNFINYGSTFERVMKKTDLRYYYEPGDYTFMMGIYYMEKTCPRRLTTEFKDYREQISLHVKEEDSCFELLRTDQTKNRLDLWYRDPETGWMKAAEKDGNPLIPTGVFQYFLRHHDPVIEGTALVAFAREGENPMEWNSRELDVHIW; this is encoded by the coding sequence ATGAAAAATGATCAGGATTTCACAGAAGAACTGGGCCACAGCATGCCTTCTTCCAAAAGAGAAACCGAGGAAGACATGCTGGAAGAGCTCTGTTCTCTTGCAAAAAAGGACGCCCGGATCACCATTCCGGAGATCTGCGGGCGGATGGAGATGACCCGGCGGGAAGTGCTGGCCTATCTGAAACAGCTCTCCGCACGGGGCTATGTAAAAACAGAAGAAAACAAATCCTACGTCCGTCTTACAGAGCTGGGATGCATCCGCGGAGAAGAATGCCGCCACCGTCATGAAACCTTCACCCAGTTTCTGGAGTATGTAGGCGTAAACAGCGAAACTGCAGAAGAAGACGCCTGCCGCATGGAACATGTGGCAAGCGAAGAGACCGTGCAGCAGATCCATAATTTCATCAACTACGGAAGCACCTTTGAGCGTGTCATGAAAAAAACAGACCTCCGGTATTACTACGAACCGGGAGACTACACCTTCATGATGGGCATCTACTACATGGAAAAAACCTGCCCGAGAAGACTGACCACAGAATTTAAAGACTACCGGGAACAGATCAGCCTCCACGTAAAAGAAGAAGACAGCTGCTTCGAACTCCTCCGCACAGACCAGACCAAGAACCGTCTGGATCTCTGGTACCGGGATCCGGAGACCGGCTGGATGAAAGCTGCCGAAAAAGACGGCAACCCGCTGATCCCTACTGGCGTATTTCAATATTTTCTCCGGCATCACGATCCGGTCATAGAAGGAACCGCCCTGGTGGCATTTGCCAGAGAAGGAGAGAACCCCATGGAGTGGAACAGCCGGGAGCTGGATGTACATATCTGGTAG
- a CDS encoding AAA family ATPase produces the protein MTMKKKKLPIGIENFEELQKEEFYYVDKTNLIRDLLMQWSKVNLFTRPRRFGKSLNMSMLKYFFEPGGDKEIFKKLAISGETEICEKYMGKFPVVSISLKGINGESYEKACAMAVQVIQSEARRFQYLLESERLTAYEKKVFASLLQADMGEDLLCSSLKIMSELLEKHHGCKVILLIDEYDVPLAKAFERGYYDQMVIFIRNMFEYALKTNDSLKFAVLTGCMRISKESIFTGLNNIKVLSVADVQFDEYFGFTDQEVKDMLDYYGFSDRYDEVKEWYDGYQFGNVGVYCPWDVINYCDTLKADPDAQPRNYWLNTSSNEAVRRFIRESDHAATRREIENLVAGEAITKEIHQELTYKDMYDSIDNLWSVLFTTGYLTQRGKPDGDNFRLVIPNVEIRKIFTSQIMELFKESVPKNGEALRNFCQALRNGDAKSVERLLGEYLRKTISIRDTFVKRQMKENFYHGILIGILGFADTWSVSSNKESGDGYSDILVETDDGETGIILELKYAEDGKLDESCREALRQINLRRYEEELLDEGVEHILKYGIAFYKKRCRVMLADVDTDN, from the coding sequence ATGACAATGAAAAAAAAGAAGCTGCCTATAGGAATTGAAAATTTTGAAGAGCTGCAGAAAGAGGAGTTTTATTATGTGGATAAGACGAATCTGATCAGGGATTTACTGATGCAGTGGTCAAAAGTAAATCTTTTTACGCGCCCGCGCAGATTTGGAAAATCTTTGAATATGAGTATGCTGAAATATTTCTTTGAACCGGGTGGAGATAAGGAAATATTTAAAAAACTTGCAATCTCAGGGGAAACGGAAATTTGTGAGAAGTACATGGGAAAGTTTCCGGTAGTGTCAATTTCGTTGAAAGGAATAAATGGGGAATCTTACGAGAAGGCATGTGCAATGGCGGTGCAGGTGATTCAGAGTGAAGCGAGGCGTTTTCAGTACCTTCTGGAAAGCGAACGTCTGACCGCTTATGAAAAGAAAGTGTTTGCTTCTCTGCTGCAGGCAGATATGGGAGAGGATCTTTTATGCAGCAGCCTGAAAATTATGTCTGAGCTTCTTGAAAAACATCATGGATGCAAAGTGATTCTGCTGATCGATGAGTACGATGTGCCATTGGCAAAAGCTTTTGAGCGAGGCTATTATGATCAGATGGTCATATTCATCCGAAATATGTTTGAGTATGCCCTGAAAACAAATGACAGTCTGAAATTTGCGGTACTGACCGGGTGTATGCGCATTTCAAAAGAAAGTATTTTTACAGGATTGAACAATATTAAAGTTCTGTCTGTGGCAGACGTACAGTTTGATGAATACTTTGGTTTCACAGATCAGGAAGTAAAGGATATGCTGGATTATTACGGCTTTTCTGACAGGTATGATGAGGTAAAAGAATGGTATGATGGTTATCAGTTTGGAAATGTCGGAGTGTACTGCCCGTGGGATGTGATCAATTACTGTGACACTCTGAAAGCAGATCCGGATGCACAGCCGAGGAATTACTGGCTGAACACCAGCAGTAACGAGGCGGTTCGAAGATTTATCCGGGAGTCAGATCATGCAGCCACCAGACGGGAAATCGAAAATCTTGTGGCAGGAGAGGCGATCACGAAGGAAATCCATCAGGAACTGACATATAAAGATATGTATGATTCCATTGATAATTTGTGGAGTGTCCTGTTCACAACGGGATATCTTACCCAGAGGGGAAAGCCAGACGGAGATAACTTCCGGTTGGTGATCCCGAATGTTGAGATCAGAAAAATCTTCACTTCACAGATCATGGAGTTGTTCAAAGAAAGTGTTCCCAAAAACGGAGAAGCCCTGAGGAATTTTTGCCAGGCCCTGAGAAACGGGGACGCAAAGAGTGTGGAACGTCTGCTGGGAGAATATTTGAGAAAGACCATCAGTATTCGTGACACCTTTGTAAAAAGGCAGATGAAGGAGAATTTTTATCATGGTATTCTGATTGGCATCCTGGGATTTGCGGATACATGGAGCGTTTCTTCTAACAAAGAGTCCGGTGATGGTTACAGTGACATTCTGGTAGAAACGGATGATGGAGAAACCGGCATTATTCTGGAACTGAAATATGCGGAAGATGGAAAACTGGATGAATCCTGCCGAGAAGCGTTACGGCAGATAAATCTGCGGCGGTACGAAGAAGAACTTCTCGATGAAGGCGTTGAACATATTTTAAAATATGGGATTGCATTTTATAAAAAAAGATGCCGGGTAATGCTTGCTGATGTTGATACAGATAATTAA
- a CDS encoding IS607 family transposase produces MTNYKPKDFAGLLGVSVKTLQRWDREGILKANRTPTDRRYYTYDQYLQFKGINIEHDKRKVVIYARVSTKNQKDDLQDQTAFLRQFCNARGMIVDQCIEDYGSGLNYNRKKWNGLLDEVMEQKVKTIVITHKDRFIRFGYDWFERFCMRFHTTILVVNNEELSPQEELVQDIISILHVFSCRLYGLRKYKKQIEKDEEIAEELQDRDRSYRRAEDQNT; encoded by the coding sequence ATCACAAATTATAAACCAAAAGATTTTGCTGGATTATTAGGTGTTTCTGTAAAAACGCTTCAGAGATGGGACAGAGAGGGAATCTTAAAAGCAAACCGAACTCCAACAGACAGGCGTTATTACACATATGACCAGTATCTTCAATTTAAAGGTATAAATATAGAACATGATAAACGAAAAGTTGTTATTTATGCAAGAGTATCTACCAAAAACCAAAAGGATGATCTTCAAGATCAGACAGCATTTCTGCGTCAGTTCTGTAATGCCAGAGGAATGATCGTAGACCAGTGCATTGAAGACTATGGAAGCGGACTTAATTATAACCGCAAGAAATGGAATGGATTACTGGACGAAGTCATGGAGCAGAAGGTCAAAACCATAGTGATCACGCATAAAGACAGATTTATCCGTTTTGGATACGACTGGTTTGAAAGATTCTGCATGAGATTCCACACAACGATACTGGTGGTGAACAATGAAGAACTGTCACCACAGGAAGAACTTGTACAGGATATTATTTCCATCCTTCATGTGTTTTCCTGTAGATTATATGGACTTCGTAAGTATAAAAAACAGATAGAAAAGGATGAGGAGATTGCTGAAGAGCTTCAAGACAGAGATCGATCCTACAGAAGAGCAGAAGATCAAAATACATAA
- a CDS encoding GGDEF domain-containing protein, with product MEYINCFQITSLVLVTMIAIHYFSHKRLNNAENRNFVCFLVFSGVYVVLDMLSAVIAGGGSSEGCRGSALVLTLYYFCDVILTYGLFCYIRIVTGRQKEKYKWLKTCWVVLPAAMLLAVTANLRTGWLFYFNQEGRFIRGSFHFLIYGYVFFFMLVIVAFMFRYGKTAKKETRRTIWRFWFIEAACLFLQIATERILLTGFGLSVGLWLIYLTMNNPGEYTDSMTGLFDKQYFDKWIGEKLYRKESFHLLAVDACNMKQINRIYGTRVGDQLLIRAAKGFREITDSVQIFRITGNCFLAVLDSLTDYEKARDGIEEFLKKPFFIENEKVSFHAAICGIMNAEKLEKEDSILSYIEYMISLIQNRQDTVLIQSDSKILEGFRYEQEVEHFLQKAVKEDLFEVYYQPVYSIKNKDFITLEALSRLKHPVLGMIPPDVFIGIAEKQGMISAVGCLQLHKVCRFIKEHEYIMKKIRNVKFNLSPSELMKPGYSHVLIGIIQEYGLDPGYFQFEITENVATEYSESFCTAIDDFAEVGIHMCLDDFGSGYANLNAVLRIPFSAVKMDRSLLSGISSDPQTATFYRSIVMILQHMGYKVIAEGAETEKEVKLLEKWGVDMIQGYYFSRPLCEEKLLEKIS from the coding sequence ATGGAGTATATTAACTGTTTTCAGATTACATCCCTTGTTCTGGTGACGATGATCGCAATACATTATTTTTCTCATAAAAGACTGAACAATGCGGAAAACAGGAATTTTGTATGTTTTCTGGTTTTCAGCGGCGTTTACGTGGTGTTGGATATGCTGAGTGCGGTAATCGCAGGAGGCGGCAGCAGTGAAGGCTGCAGAGGTTCAGCGCTGGTCCTGACTCTCTATTATTTCTGTGATGTCATACTTACTTACGGGCTTTTCTGCTACATTCGGATCGTCACCGGAAGACAAAAGGAGAAATATAAATGGCTGAAAACCTGCTGGGTGGTCCTGCCGGCTGCAATGCTGCTGGCAGTTACAGCAAACTTACGGACGGGATGGCTTTTTTATTTTAACCAGGAAGGTAGATTTATCCGGGGAAGTTTTCATTTTCTGATCTATGGATATGTATTCTTTTTTATGCTGGTGATCGTTGCATTTATGTTCCGTTATGGAAAAACAGCAAAAAAAGAAACACGGCGCACCATATGGAGATTTTGGTTTATCGAAGCAGCCTGCCTGTTTCTCCAGATTGCCACGGAAAGAATACTGCTTACCGGTTTCGGGCTTTCTGTAGGACTTTGGCTGATCTATCTTACCATGAACAATCCGGGTGAATATACGGACAGTATGACAGGTTTATTTGACAAACAGTATTTTGACAAATGGATCGGAGAAAAGCTCTATCGAAAAGAAAGCTTTCATCTGCTTGCTGTGGATGCCTGCAATATGAAGCAGATCAACAGGATCTACGGGACCAGAGTGGGAGATCAGCTGCTGATCCGGGCGGCGAAGGGGTTCCGGGAGATCACGGATTCGGTGCAGATCTTTCGTATCACAGGCAATTGCTTTCTGGCAGTGCTGGACTCGCTGACAGATTATGAAAAAGCCAGAGACGGAATAGAAGAATTTCTGAAAAAGCCGTTTTTTATCGAAAACGAAAAGGTGTCGTTCCATGCCGCGATCTGCGGGATCATGAATGCGGAAAAACTGGAAAAAGAGGATAGTATTCTTTCTTATATCGAATATATGATATCTCTGATACAGAACCGGCAGGATACGGTCCTGATCCAGTCGGACAGCAAGATCCTGGAGGGCTTCCGCTATGAGCAGGAAGTGGAGCATTTTCTTCAGAAAGCGGTGAAAGAGGATCTGTTCGAGGTATATTATCAGCCGGTATATTCCATAAAAAACAAGGATTTTATTACTCTGGAGGCACTGAGCCGGCTGAAACATCCTGTTCTGGGAATGATTCCGCCGGATGTGTTTATCGGGATCGCGGAAAAACAGGGAATGATCTCTGCAGTGGGATGTCTTCAGCTTCACAAGGTCTGCCGTTTTATAAAAGAACATGAATATATCATGAAGAAGATCCGGAATGTGAAATTCAATCTTTCTCCTTCCGAACTGATGAAACCCGGATACAGCCACGTGCTTATCGGGATCATACAGGAGTATGGATTAGATCCGGGATATTTTCAGTTTGAGATCACGGAAAACGTGGCAACCGAATACAGCGAAAGCTTCTGCACAGCCATTGATGATTTTGCAGAAGTGGGGATCCACATGTGCCTGGATGATTTCGGTTCCGGTTATGCAAATCTGAACGCAGTTCTTCGCATTCCGTTTTCAGCGGTAAAAATGGACCGTTCTCTTCTGTCCGGGATCAGCAGCGATCCTCAGACGGCTACTTTTTATCGCAGCATTGTCATGATCCTGCAGCATATGGGATATAAGGTGATCGCAGAAGGTGCTGAGACCGAAAAGGAGGTAAAACTTCTGGAAAAATGGGGCGTGGATATGATACAGGGATATTATTTTTCCAGGCCCCTGTGCGAGGAGAAGCTTCTGGAAAAAATTTCCTGA